A single region of the Paraburkholderia megapolitana genome encodes:
- a CDS encoding M20 aminoacylase family protein: MNTMVIPAGIAGLEAEMIALRQQIHAHPELAYEEFATADLVAERLMQWGYTVHRGLGKTGVVGQLKVGSGSRRLGLRADMDALPIHEQTGLPYASTIPGKMHACGHDGHTAMLLAAAKHLAQERTFDGTLNLIFQPAEEGLAGAKKMLEDGLFERFPCDAVFAMHNMPGFPTAKFGFLPGPFMASSDTVIAKVIGRGGHGAVPHKAIDPVVVCAQIVLALQTIVARNIAPLDMAIITVGAIHAGEAPNVIPESAEMRLSVRALKPQVRDQLQQRITEVIHAQAAVYGARAEIDYQRRYPVLVNDVAMTNFAKQVALDWVGDDGVLPDMVPLTGSEDFSFLLERCAGSYLIIGNGDGEGGCMVHNPGYDFNDACLATGAAYWVRLAESFLV, from the coding sequence ATGAACACGATGGTTATTCCGGCTGGCATTGCCGGTCTCGAAGCGGAAATGATCGCTCTGCGGCAGCAGATTCACGCGCACCCGGAACTTGCATACGAAGAATTCGCCACCGCCGATCTCGTCGCCGAGCGCCTCATGCAGTGGGGTTATACCGTCCATCGCGGGCTCGGAAAAACGGGTGTCGTGGGGCAACTGAAAGTAGGCAGTGGCTCACGCCGCCTTGGTCTGCGCGCCGATATGGACGCACTGCCGATCCACGAGCAGACCGGTCTGCCGTACGCGAGCACGATCCCCGGCAAGATGCACGCGTGCGGCCACGATGGTCATACGGCAATGCTGCTTGCTGCCGCAAAACACCTCGCGCAAGAACGCACCTTCGACGGCACGTTGAACCTGATTTTTCAGCCCGCCGAAGAAGGACTCGCCGGCGCAAAGAAAATGCTCGAAGACGGTCTGTTCGAGCGCTTCCCGTGCGATGCGGTCTTTGCGATGCACAACATGCCCGGTTTTCCTACAGCCAAGTTCGGTTTTCTGCCGGGGCCGTTCATGGCCTCGTCGGACACGGTGATCGCGAAGGTGATCGGTCGCGGCGGCCACGGCGCGGTGCCGCACAAAGCCATCGACCCGGTTGTCGTGTGCGCGCAGATCGTGCTCGCGCTACAGACTATCGTCGCGCGCAACATCGCGCCGCTCGACATGGCGATCATCACGGTCGGCGCGATCCATGCGGGCGAAGCGCCGAACGTGATTCCCGAAAGTGCCGAGATGCGTCTGTCGGTGCGCGCGTTGAAGCCGCAGGTACGCGACCAGTTGCAGCAGCGCATTACCGAGGTGATTCATGCGCAGGCCGCGGTGTACGGCGCGCGTGCGGAGATCGATTATCAGCGGCGCTATCCGGTGCTCGTCAACGATGTGGCGATGACGAACTTTGCGAAGCAGGTCGCACTCGACTGGGTCGGCGACGACGGCGTGTTGCCGGACATGGTGCCGCTGACCGGCAGCGAAGACTTCTCGTTCCTGCTCGAACGATGCGCGGGCAGCTATCTGATCATCGGCAACGGCGATGGCGAGGGCGGCTGCATGGTGCACAACCCTGGTTACGACTTCAACGACGCGTGCCTTGCGACGGGCGCGGCGTACTGGGTGCGGCTCGCCGAATCGTTCCTGGTCTGA
- a CDS encoding MFS transporter: MLHDRATTSAGRAKAIAAITLGNGLEFFDFTIYSFFATIIGKLYFPVEGELAQLMLAVGSFGVGFIMRPVGGIVLGAYADRAGRKAAMSATLWMMTLGSAMIAFAPTYAAIGVAAPLLVIAARLVQGFALGGEIGASTSLLLEYGSDRTRGFYGSWQFVSQGLNTVCGSLLGVALAAWLSPQALESWGWRVPFVIGMAMGPVGIYIRRHLDETLPLPPAGVAQTDLAAMKQPVREIFNGHSAAVVCGVLTTIGGTAANYIVLFYLSTYAIRILHLPMALALWAAWTAAAVTVVCSPFAGALSDRVGRKRVMWISRVLLILAVYPAFMAINATPTVPVLLAVVAGLAVLVAFTAVPNIVMLPELFPRAIRATGMSIVYCIGVSIFGGFAQFFATWLIQLSGNTLAPAWYLIGCSLVSLLPLPFMRETAGRAID, translated from the coding sequence ATGTTGCACGACCGCGCGACGACCTCCGCGGGCCGTGCGAAAGCGATTGCCGCAATCACACTCGGCAACGGCCTCGAGTTTTTCGATTTCACGATCTACAGCTTCTTCGCGACGATCATCGGCAAGCTGTACTTCCCGGTGGAAGGGGAGCTTGCGCAATTGATGCTGGCTGTCGGCTCGTTCGGCGTCGGTTTCATCATGCGTCCTGTGGGCGGTATCGTGCTCGGCGCATATGCGGACCGGGCCGGTCGCAAGGCGGCGATGAGCGCCACGCTGTGGATGATGACGCTCGGTTCCGCGATGATTGCGTTCGCGCCGACGTATGCCGCGATCGGTGTGGCCGCACCGCTGCTGGTGATCGCGGCGCGGCTCGTGCAGGGCTTTGCGCTCGGCGGTGAAATCGGTGCGTCGACGTCGCTGTTGCTGGAGTACGGCAGCGATCGCACGCGCGGCTTCTACGGTAGCTGGCAGTTCGTGAGTCAGGGGCTCAATACCGTGTGCGGATCGCTGCTAGGCGTGGCGCTTGCGGCATGGCTGTCGCCGCAGGCGCTCGAAAGCTGGGGTTGGCGCGTGCCGTTTGTGATCGGCATGGCGATGGGGCCGGTTGGCATCTATATTCGCCGTCATCTCGACGAAACGTTGCCGTTGCCGCCGGCGGGCGTGGCGCAGACGGATCTCGCGGCCATGAAGCAGCCAGTGCGGGAGATCTTCAACGGGCATTCCGCCGCGGTCGTATGCGGTGTGCTCACGACGATCGGTGGTACCGCCGCGAACTACATCGTGCTGTTCTATCTGTCCACCTACGCGATCCGCATCCTGCATCTGCCGATGGCGCTCGCTTTGTGGGCCGCGTGGACCGCGGCGGCGGTCACGGTGGTGTGCTCGCCGTTTGCCGGAGCGCTATCGGATCGCGTCGGCCGCAAGCGCGTGATGTGGATCTCGCGCGTGCTGCTGATCCTCGCGGTGTATCCCGCGTTCATGGCGATCAACGCGACGCCGACCGTGCCGGTGCTGCTCGCCGTGGTGGCAGGGCTCGCGGTGCTGGTCGCGTTTACCGCGGTACCGAACATCGTGATGTTGCCGGAGCTTTTTCCGCGTGCGATCCGGGCGACGGGGATGTCGATTGTCTACTGCATCGGCGTGTCGATCTTCGGTGGGTTTGCGCAATTCTTCGCGACGTGGTTGATCCAGCTGTCGGGCAATACGTTGGCGCCTGCGTGGTATCTGATCGGCTGCAGCCTGGTGTCGTTGTTGCCGCTGCCGTTCATGCGTGAAACGGCGGGTAGGGCGATTGATTGA
- a CDS encoding MerR family transcriptional regulator: MIQSIEQRLLSIGELARETGASVRSIRHYDEHALLTSVRATNGYRVFPVAAVTQVRQIQRMIATGFSLADIRSFPDCMRMIEGAGACPETSAAQRKRLASIERQIADLERRRARLLKTLADGAVPPLD, from the coding sequence ATGATCCAATCTATTGAACAAAGGTTGCTATCCATCGGCGAACTGGCGCGAGAGACCGGCGCAAGCGTGCGCTCGATCCGTCATTACGATGAACACGCCCTGCTAACCTCTGTTCGCGCAACCAATGGCTACCGGGTGTTTCCAGTGGCAGCCGTCACGCAGGTCAGGCAGATTCAGCGCATGATCGCGACGGGTTTCAGCCTGGCCGATATCCGCTCGTTTCCCGACTGCATGCGTATGATCGAAGGCGCGGGTGCATGCCCTGAAACCTCCGCGGCTCAACGCAAACGCCTGGCCTCGATCGAGCGTCAGATTGCCGATCTCGAACGCCGTCGTGCGCGCCTGCTGAAGACGCTGGCTGATGGAGCAGTTCCGCCTCTAGACTAA
- a CDS encoding alpha/beta fold hydrolase: MLYKTLRHALAAFAATVATLAVSSTAIADTKNYTVTAPDGVALAVQESGNPHGPAVVLIHGLLGSRLNWDAQVNSAELQRYRIITYDLRGHGLSGKPVGAEAYRNGRHWADDLATVIASSHANRPVLVGWSLGGAVISNYLAAFGDNQIAGAVYVDGVIELKADQIVARPQVYRDMTSADLKTHLDGERTFLSLCFHTQPDSSTTERLLANAAMASWDMQSAVQSMTVPAAEGLSKIKVPVLLLYGEQDALVNTRGAIARAKALDPHIQTKLYANSGHAPFMEEADRFNHDLAAFIDSVATH; encoded by the coding sequence ATGCTCTACAAAACTCTTCGTCACGCGCTTGCGGCGTTCGCAGCGACGGTTGCCACGCTCGCAGTGTCATCAACGGCAATCGCGGATACAAAAAACTATACGGTCACCGCGCCGGACGGCGTCGCACTGGCCGTCCAGGAATCGGGAAACCCACATGGGCCTGCTGTCGTGCTGATTCACGGATTGCTCGGCAGTCGTTTGAACTGGGATGCACAGGTCAACAGTGCCGAGCTGCAGCGGTATCGCATCATTACCTACGATCTGCGCGGCCACGGTTTATCCGGCAAACCAGTCGGGGCCGAAGCGTATCGCAACGGACGGCATTGGGCCGATGACCTCGCCACCGTCATTGCGTCGTCGCATGCGAATCGACCTGTGCTGGTCGGGTGGTCGTTGGGCGGCGCCGTCATATCGAACTATCTGGCCGCATTCGGCGACAACCAGATTGCCGGGGCGGTGTATGTCGACGGTGTCATCGAACTGAAAGCGGACCAGATTGTGGCGCGTCCGCAGGTCTATCGCGACATGACTTCAGCCGATCTGAAAACCCACCTCGATGGCGAGCGCACGTTCCTGAGCCTGTGCTTCCACACGCAGCCCGACAGCTCCACCACCGAGCGCCTGCTTGCAAACGCGGCGATGGCGTCGTGGGACATGCAAAGCGCCGTTCAGTCGATGACGGTCCCTGCTGCCGAGGGCTTAAGCAAGATCAAGGTGCCCGTGCTGCTGCTCTACGGCGAGCAAGACGCGCTTGTGAACACGCGCGGCGCAATCGCCCGGGCGAAAGCACTCGATCCGCACATTCAAACGAAGCTGTACGCAAATTCAGGTCATGCGCCTTTCATGGAAGAGGCGGATCGTTTCAATCACGATCTGGCGGCTTTCATCGATAGTGTTGCGACGCACTGA
- the mug gene encoding G/U mismatch-specific DNA glycosylase — translation MNAVDSLPSLVDILEPGLSLVFCGINPGIRAASTGHHFAGRSNRFWRVVHLAGFTPEQIRPEDDRTLLQYGYGLTAVVPRATASAAELSRPEIELAGDDFRRKIEQYAPRHIAFLGKMALSAISGTRDIEWGLQTRSFGGARTWVLPNPSGLNRAFDLDALVVAYREVRIALTSGS, via the coding sequence ATGAATGCCGTCGATTCCCTGCCATCTCTCGTCGACATCCTCGAGCCTGGCCTTTCGCTCGTGTTTTGCGGAATCAACCCGGGTATCCGTGCGGCATCGACGGGTCATCACTTTGCAGGCAGAAGCAACCGGTTCTGGCGAGTCGTGCATCTTGCCGGCTTTACGCCCGAACAGATTCGTCCCGAAGACGATCGCACGTTGCTTCAGTACGGTTACGGTCTCACGGCAGTGGTTCCGCGGGCCACTGCAAGTGCCGCCGAACTGTCACGCCCGGAGATCGAACTGGCTGGGGATGACTTCCGACGCAAGATCGAGCAGTACGCACCACGCCACATTGCGTTTCTGGGAAAGATGGCGCTCTCGGCGATCTCCGGTACACGCGATATCGAGTGGGGGCTGCAAACCAGATCGTTCGGCGGTGCACGCACGTGGGTCTTGCCGAATCCAAGTGGATTGAACCGGGCGTTCGACCTCGATGCACTGGTCGTCGCCTACCGGGAAGTTCGCATCGCATTGACGTCCGGCTCTTAA
- a CDS encoding aldo/keto reductase — protein sequence MIESTDFRSKTLALNHGDGRMPALGFGTLIPDAATTISATRDALRAGYRHFDAAERYRNEREVGEALRTERAAGGIAREDLFLTTKLWNTNHRPERVRPAFEASLERLGIDYLDLYLIHTPFAFQPGEEQDPRDENGAVVYDEGVTLLDTWRAMEALVDQGKCRAIGLSDIGLDRLRPLYEAARIKPSAVQIEAHPYLPETELLEFCKEHGIVFLAFAPLGHGIRPGPLEDPVIVRIAAQTGITPAQVLLAWAVQRGGALLTTPKTEARARENFTVSALPADAFDEINRIETRQRFNEVVKTGSPGFIPRRT from the coding sequence ATGATTGAGTCGACCGATTTCCGCAGCAAAACCCTGGCGCTAAATCACGGAGACGGCCGTATGCCCGCGCTCGGATTCGGCACGCTGATTCCCGATGCCGCCACCACGATCAGCGCGACCAGAGACGCACTGCGCGCCGGCTATCGACACTTCGACGCCGCCGAGCGCTATCGCAACGAGCGCGAAGTTGGCGAAGCGCTGCGCACAGAACGCGCTGCAGGAGGGATCGCACGCGAAGACCTCTTCCTCACCACCAAACTGTGGAATACCAATCATCGGCCCGAGCGCGTCCGGCCGGCCTTCGAGGCAAGTCTTGAAAGACTCGGCATCGACTACCTCGATCTGTATCTGATCCACACGCCGTTCGCGTTTCAACCAGGGGAAGAGCAGGACCCCCGCGACGAAAACGGCGCGGTCGTCTACGACGAAGGAGTAACCTTGCTCGATACGTGGAGAGCGATGGAAGCGCTCGTCGATCAGGGGAAGTGTCGGGCCATCGGTCTATCCGACATCGGTCTCGACAGATTGCGCCCGCTCTATGAAGCGGCACGGATCAAGCCGTCGGCCGTGCAGATCGAAGCGCATCCGTATCTTCCGGAAACGGAACTGCTGGAATTCTGCAAGGAGCACGGAATCGTGTTTCTGGCCTTCGCGCCATTGGGTCACGGAATCCGGCCGGGACCGCTCGAAGATCCGGTCATTGTGCGGATCGCCGCGCAAACCGGTATAACGCCTGCGCAGGTGCTGCTGGCGTGGGCGGTTCAGCGCGGTGGTGCGTTACTCACCACACCGAAAACCGAGGCCCGTGCGCGCGAGAATTTCACTGTCTCGGCGCTTCCCGCCGACGCATTCGACGAGATCAACCGGATCGAGACAAGGCAGCGGTTCAACGAAGTCGTCAAGACGGGTAGCCCGGGGTTTATTCCGCGGCGCACGTAA
- a CDS encoding nuclear transport factor 2 family protein yields the protein MQEAQIREILNAHWQASAAGDLEAEHDIYADDSICDYPQSRERILGRANLQALRGHHPGKPSGFEVTRIQGEGNLWVSQYSINYQGRAAYTISVMEFRDDGKVVHETQYFTDPFEAPAWRSQWVQKMP from the coding sequence ATGCAGGAAGCACAAATACGCGAAATCCTGAATGCGCACTGGCAGGCGTCGGCGGCCGGCGATCTGGAAGCGGAACACGACATCTACGCCGACGATTCGATCTGCGACTATCCGCAGTCACGCGAACGGATTCTCGGGCGAGCCAATTTGCAGGCGCTGCGCGGACATCATCCAGGCAAGCCGTCGGGGTTCGAGGTCACGCGGATTCAGGGCGAAGGCAATCTCTGGGTTTCGCAATACTCGATCAACTACCAGGGGCGAGCCGCCTACACGATCAGCGTCATGGAGTTCCGCGACGACGGCAAGGTCGTGCACGAGACGCAGTACTTTACGGACCCGTTCGAAGCACCGGCGTGGCGCAGCCAGTGGGTTCAGAAGATGCCGTGA
- a CDS encoding MFS transporter, producing MTNPLMVNTRSLRALDWLNFFVANVQTGFGPFIASYLASHKWTQGEIGMVLSVGTISAMVSQVPGGAAVDALKNKKGAAAWAIVAIILSAVLLASSPTVLPVIAAEVFHGFASCMLVPAMAAISFALVGRQDLGDRLGRNARWASIGSAVAAGLMGLFGEYFSARAVFWLTAGLALPALVALAMIQSEYTSSPAKAVKPNKASAKTDALGERETLLELLRDRRMLTFAACIVLFHLSNAAMLNLAAGEVTAGMGDNVQLVIAACIIVPQAIVAMLSPWVGRTAQRWGRRPILLIGFSALPVRALLFAGVSSPFLLVPVQMLDGISAAVFGVMLPLIAADVAGGKGRYNLCIGLFGLAAGIGATLSTAAAGFVADHFGNATSFFGLATAGALAVLLVWLAMPETRDAHRAEEAAAGATGDAPAAAGSAD from the coding sequence ATGACGAACCCGCTTATGGTCAATACCCGCAGCCTGCGCGCGCTCGACTGGCTCAACTTTTTCGTGGCCAACGTGCAAACGGGCTTCGGGCCGTTCATCGCGTCGTATCTCGCCTCGCATAAGTGGACGCAGGGTGAGATCGGCATGGTGCTGTCGGTGGGCACGATCAGCGCAATGGTCAGCCAGGTGCCTGGCGGCGCCGCGGTCGATGCGCTGAAGAACAAGAAAGGGGCTGCTGCCTGGGCAATCGTCGCGATCATTCTGAGTGCGGTCTTGCTCGCGTCGAGTCCGACGGTGTTGCCGGTGATCGCCGCGGAAGTATTCCACGGCTTCGCGAGCTGCATGCTCGTGCCGGCAATGGCGGCAATCTCGTTCGCGCTCGTGGGCCGTCAGGATCTCGGCGACCGGCTTGGGCGCAATGCACGCTGGGCATCGATAGGCAGTGCGGTCGCGGCCGGCCTGATGGGTCTGTTCGGCGAATACTTCTCGGCGCGCGCGGTGTTCTGGCTAACCGCCGGGCTGGCGCTGCCCGCACTCGTCGCACTCGCGATGATCCAGTCCGAGTACACCAGCTCGCCCGCGAAAGCCGTCAAGCCGAACAAAGCCAGTGCAAAAACAGACGCGCTGGGCGAGCGCGAGACCTTGCTCGAGCTGCTGCGCGATCGCCGCATGCTGACCTTCGCGGCCTGTATCGTGCTGTTCCATCTGTCGAATGCGGCGATGCTGAATCTCGCGGCCGGCGAAGTGACTGCCGGCATGGGCGACAACGTGCAGCTCGTGATTGCCGCGTGCATCATCGTGCCGCAGGCGATCGTCGCGATGCTCTCGCCATGGGTCGGACGCACTGCGCAGCGCTGGGGACGCCGGCCGATCCTGCTGATCGGCTTCTCCGCGCTGCCGGTGCGTGCGCTGTTGTTTGCGGGTGTGAGCAGCCCTTTTCTGCTGGTGCCGGTGCAGATGCTCGACGGGATAAGCGCGGCGGTATTCGGTGTGATGTTGCCGCTGATCGCGGCCGACGTCGCCGGCGGCAAGGGACGCTACAACCTGTGTATCGGCTTGTTCGGCCTCGCGGCGGGCATCGGTGCAACGCTCAGTACAGCGGCCGCGGGCTTCGTCGCGGATCACTTCGGCAATGCCACCAGCTTCTTCGGGCTCGCGACGGCCGGGGCGCTCGCGGTGCTGCTCGTCTGGCTCGCGATGCCCGAGACTCGCGATGCGCACCGTGCCGAAGAAGCGGCAGCAGGCGCTACGGGCGACGCACCTGCTGCTGCGGGATCCGCGGACTAG
- a CDS encoding PRC-barrel domain-containing protein, which produces MSGGLPRPALRLPTPLLPGALAALVLSGCALFHGQQPAPVTDALVSTVEPASEPVAASEPEPEEPETTGHDQPHKPKHPTVKPHKPEPPPPVVASAPVAPPPAPIITTRLIDRSQTHALLDSEVQRRDGKVIGRAVDLVADAGGKPNEMIVNLQGFLGIGDRKVSFPWSVFRFTPGGHGSPITLDVPVGKLPLADRPKRAGAGVPVTATQLPLLDTTVERPNGAAVGRVVDVLIDGSAQPQAVVLDVSGMVSPDRRTIAANWSALRFVTKDKLLHALLDLNDAQIKASPPYASDKPIQAVSPVVPVAAAPASAAPPTAPPAAASPARASR; this is translated from the coding sequence ATGAGCGGCGGTTTGCCACGTCCAGCTTTGCGTCTGCCAACTCCCCTGCTACCCGGTGCGCTCGCCGCGCTTGTGCTGTCAGGTTGTGCGCTGTTCCACGGGCAGCAGCCCGCGCCGGTCACCGATGCGCTCGTCAGCACGGTGGAACCCGCCAGCGAACCGGTCGCGGCATCCGAGCCCGAACCCGAAGAGCCCGAAACGACCGGACACGACCAGCCGCATAAACCGAAGCACCCGACCGTCAAGCCGCACAAGCCCGAACCGCCGCCACCCGTTGTCGCGTCCGCGCCGGTTGCGCCGCCGCCTGCGCCGATCATCACGACGCGTCTGATCGATCGCAGCCAGACGCATGCGCTGCTCGACAGCGAAGTGCAGCGACGCGACGGCAAGGTGATCGGCCGCGCGGTCGACCTGGTTGCCGACGCGGGCGGCAAGCCCAACGAGATGATCGTGAATCTGCAGGGCTTTCTCGGTATCGGCGACCGCAAGGTGAGCTTTCCGTGGAGCGTGTTCCGCTTCACGCCGGGCGGCCATGGCTCGCCGATCACACTCGATGTGCCGGTCGGCAAGCTGCCGCTCGCCGATCGCCCGAAGCGCGCCGGCGCAGGTGTGCCGGTAACGGCCACGCAACTGCCGCTGCTCGACACGACCGTCGAACGACCGAACGGCGCCGCCGTGGGTCGCGTGGTCGATGTGCTGATCGACGGTAGCGCGCAACCGCAGGCCGTCGTCCTCGACGTCAGCGGCATGGTGAGCCCGGACCGTCGCACGATCGCGGCAAACTGGTCGGCGCTGCGCTTCGTCACCAAAGATAAACTGCTGCACGCCCTGCTCGATCTCAACGACGCGCAGATCAAGGCGTCGCCACCCTACGCGTCGGACAAACCAATCCAGGCGGTTTCTCCTGTGGTGCCGGTCGCGGCTGCGCCCGCTAGCGCGGCTCCCCCAACTGCTCCACCCGCAGCGGCCTCGCCGGCCCGGGCGTCGAGATGA
- a CDS encoding NCS2 family permease: MMEPHAHPLADVETRTFDPAFGKQGLLDRYFEISARGSTQRQEFIAGVTTFLAMVYSVFVVPGMFGKAGFDTSAVFVAVCLTTAFGSLLMGIWARLPIAIGCAISLTAFTAFGLVLGKGLHPTVALGAVFLMGVVFTTISVTGVRAWILRNLPTGIAHGTGIGIGLFLLLIAANDVGLVMKNPGPGLPVSLGHITSLPVLMSVAGLAAIVGLVRRRVPGSILIVIVAISALGLLLDPAVTYHGVFALPSLSAPGHASLIGAMDIKGALSLAVLPSVLALVMTAVFDATGTIRAVAGQAGQLDANGRIINGGRALTADSLSSIFSGFLGGAPAAAYIESTVGVAAGAKTGMAAAVVGLLFLVVMFFSPLAGLVPSYATAPALMYVGLLMLSSVSKLDMDDMVDAMSGLVCAVFIVLTANIVTGIMLGFCTLVIGRIVSGEYRKLNVGTVVIAVVLAAFYLGGWAI, encoded by the coding sequence ATGATGGAACCCCACGCACACCCGCTCGCCGATGTCGAAACCCGGACGTTCGATCCGGCGTTCGGCAAACAAGGTCTGCTCGACCGCTACTTCGAAATCAGCGCACGCGGTAGCACGCAACGCCAGGAATTCATCGCCGGAGTGACGACGTTTCTCGCGATGGTGTATTCGGTGTTCGTCGTCCCCGGTATGTTCGGCAAGGCGGGCTTCGATACGAGTGCGGTGTTCGTCGCCGTGTGTCTGACCACCGCGTTCGGCTCGTTGCTGATGGGCATCTGGGCGCGTCTGCCGATCGCGATCGGTTGCGCGATCTCGCTTACGGCGTTCACCGCATTCGGTCTCGTACTCGGCAAGGGGTTGCATCCGACGGTCGCGCTTGGCGCTGTGTTTCTGATGGGCGTGGTGTTCACGACGATCTCGGTGACCGGCGTGCGCGCGTGGATTCTGCGCAATCTGCCGACAGGTATCGCGCACGGCACCGGTATCGGCATCGGCCTCTTTCTGCTGCTGATCGCCGCCAACGACGTCGGTCTCGTGATGAAAAACCCGGGGCCGGGGCTGCCCGTTTCGCTTGGCCATATCACGTCGTTGCCGGTGCTGATGTCGGTAGCTGGGCTGGCGGCGATTGTCGGTCTGGTGCGTCGCCGTGTGCCGGGCTCGATCCTGATCGTGATCGTTGCGATCTCCGCGCTGGGGTTGCTGCTCGACCCTGCGGTGACGTACCACGGTGTTTTCGCGTTGCCGTCGCTGAGTGCGCCGGGCCATGCGTCGCTGATCGGTGCGATGGATATCAAGGGCGCGCTGTCGCTCGCCGTGCTGCCAAGCGTGCTCGCCCTCGTGATGACCGCCGTGTTCGATGCGACGGGCACGATCCGCGCGGTCGCGGGCCAGGCCGGCCAGCTCGATGCGAATGGACGCATCATCAACGGCGGCCGCGCGCTGACCGCCGATTCGCTCAGCTCGATCTTCTCCGGTTTTCTCGGCGGCGCACCGGCTGCTGCGTATATCGAATCGACAGTCGGTGTCGCGGCGGGTGCTAAAACGGGAATGGCGGCAGCGGTTGTCGGGTTGCTGTTCCTCGTCGTAATGTTCTTCTCGCCACTCGCCGGATTGGTGCCGTCTTATGCGACCGCGCCCGCGTTGATGTACGTCGGGCTGCTGATGCTGTCGAGCGTCAGCAAGCTCGACATGGACGATATGGTCGACGCGATGTCGGGGCTCGTGTGCGCGGTGTTTATCGTGCTGACCGCGAATATCGTGACCGGCATCATGCTCGGTTTCTGCACGCTGGTGATCGGGCGTATTGTCAGCGGCGAGTATCGCAAGCTCAACGTCGGTACGGTGGTGATTGCGGTGGTGCTGGCGGCGTTTTATCTTGGCGGCTGGGCGATCTGA